The Aythya fuligula isolate bAytFul2 chromosome 1, bAytFul2.pri, whole genome shotgun sequence nucleotide sequence AGAAGGCTTACGAACctcagggaagaaagaaggctTCCAAGAGTCAGATGAGACAGCATGACTAGACTTCCGAAGCTCAGGAGAAACGGAGGGAGAGTGCTTCCATGTGTCAGGGGACAGGACGGGTTTCCAGCCTTCAGGGTAAACAGATGAGATGGGTTTCCATGGCTCAGAAGAAACGAGAGTAGACTTCTGGGATTCAGAAAAGGACGTAGACTTCCACGAGTCAGAAACAAGCCTCCTAGGCTCCGGTGACGCAACGGGGCCAGACCTTCGGGACTCGGGGGCGGACCTCCGGGACTCTAAGGACATGGAGGGCTTTGAAGCCCAgggagaaacagcagaagaCTTCTGCATCTCATGGGGCGCAGACCTCCAGTGCTCGGGGGAAGCAGTGGGACCAGGTCTCCACGACTCCGGCGACACGGCGGGAGCAGGCCGCCGGCTTTCGGGAGAGGAAGCCGAAGCAGGCCTGCGCATTTGGGCAGGGTGCCGCCGGGGCTctggggacacagctggggGATACCTTCGTGGCTCGGGGGACACGGCTGGAGGAGGTTTCTTTGGCTCTGGTGACACGCCTGGGGAGTATCTGCGGGGCTCCGGGGACACGGCAGGGGAGTGGCGGCGGGGCTCAGGTGACATGGCAGGGGAGTGGCGGCGCGGTTCGGGTGACACCGCCGGGGAGTGGCGGCGGGGCTCGGGTGACACCGCTGGGGCTGGTTTCTGAGGGTCTGGGGAAACAGCAGAGGCTGGCTTCTGGGGGTCTGGGGACACGCCAGAGACTGGCTTCTGGGGGtctggggacacagcaggggACGGCTTCTGGGAGTCAGGGGACACAGCCGAGTCTAACCTCTCTGCATCTGGAGATGCCGCCTGGGATGACCTTTCTGGATCTGGGGACGGGGCCTGGGCTGACTTCTCAGGATCTGAGGAAGTACCCTGAGCTGACTTCTGGGACTCTGGAGACCCTGACGATTTCTGAAGCTTGGGGGAAACAACGGGTTCAGACCTGGGGAGTTCGGGAGAAAGGGCAGCTTTGCGGGACTCGGGGGAAAGGGTTGGTTTCTGTGGCTCCGAGGAGCCGCTCTTTTTGGAGGAATCTGAATCGCCTTCTACCTgttctttcctctcctcattCCATTTCGCAGGTGCTGCGTGTTGTGCTGTGATGTGGTAGTACACATTGCAATACATCTTGCTGGTAAAAAAACACTTGTGGCAGTGAAACAGTTTTGCGcttttttgataaaatataaGTTTACCCAAGCCGGCAGCATCCATCTCATCGCAGTACTCCGGGTGGATGGTGCCCATGTGAATCTGTATGTTTTCATAGTCCGTTCCTCTGAAGCTGCAGTGGTCGCACTCTAGGCGCTCTGTGGTTTTGCGCAGTATCTGCAACATGTCCATTTTTCTACAGCCAGTCCCAGCGTTCACAGCACTTCCCCTTTTAAAGCGCAAGCTTCAGAGTTCCTgcaataaagggaaaaaaaatctgtacagtTAGCTCTCAGTGTTAATGTCAGCTATTTGTCGTTCTTAAATACCTGACTGTGCTTCCCTCCCGTTTTAGAAAGCGTTACTCTTGCAGGAGTACTAACTACTCCATAAGGAAATCCAAATATCGGCTTCTCCACCTTTTCCAAGCCATCATacatcagcagaaaacaaagcctgtGTTTAACAGCAGGCCGCCCTATCGATGGAAAAACTCCACAAGTAAACCAGAAGAGCCCAGGTAAGGAAGAGCTAAGTTTAGATTCCGCTTGATAAACGCAACTCgctttctcagttttctttcttcccagattggaagtgtttttgtttacaTCATGCGCAtaaactgaaatcagaaagcactttgaaacagtgccactgaaataaaaccatttcaaaACTGCATCTTCACCTTAAAATTTCCAAACAACTCAGCTGGTTTTgataaagccagaaaaaaaaaacaatttcaaggAGAAAACGGTAGCATAAAGCATAGGCTCTTCTTCCCTGTCAAGCACTATTTTCATGTCACTAATTACGTTAAAAATAAGTTGCTGCTCATAAAACTTTATCCATTAGGAGAACAAATATTCCCACTccattttttcatcttgctgccctaacaccaccaaaaaaaaatactgtttctccaaaaagaaaaaaaaagcagtgacttTTCTCCCATTTGTGCAGTTGACAGCCCTCTGTATGCAAACCATGTTTGTTTGGGGAGGGGATGGAAAATTCtcaaaattactgtttttattagacctccaaaaaaaaaaaatacagcatctgaaatgcaaataaattgtAATGATTTGGCAAGAGTCCATTACCTACAATAAAAAGTTACCCACATTAGCCACAGCAATAGATAGAAGACAAAGACTAACCACGTTGTGTCACTGTCACCTAAAATACGAGAGTTCTCACTATGCTAAAAAAGCATATTTGGACATTTCTCAATATTCATGCGAAttgaactttttgtttgtttgtttttcctcataatGTCAAATTAAACAGGTATTATGTCCTAACATGCCGACCTAATTTGGGGTTTTGATAAGACACGCTGTTTCAAAACACGAGTTTTTGTGTCAATTTGACAACGTTTTTCCTGCCTAAACACATATATGAGAATAATAAATCTAAAAACGTGCATCTAATGCAAGTTTTCTTAAGTTATTCCTAAAGTATTTTAAGCCC carries:
- the CHAMP1 gene encoding chromosome alignment-maintaining phosphoprotein 1 isoform X2 encodes the protein MDMLQILRKTTERLECDHCSFRGTDYENIQIHMGTIHPEYCDEMDAAGLGKLIFYQKSAKLFHCHKCFFTSKMYCNVYYHITAQHAAPAKWNEERKEQVEGDSDSSKKSGSSEPQKPTLSPESRKAALSPELPRSEPVVSPKLQKSSGSPESQKSAQGTSSDPEKSAQAPSPDPERSSQAASPDAERLDSAVSPDSQKPSPAVSPDPQKPVSGVSPDPQKPASAVSPDPQKPAPAVSPEPRRHSPAVSPEPRRHSPAMSPEPRRHSPAVSPEPRRYSPGVSPEPKKPPPAVSPEPRRYPPAVSPEPRRHPAQMRRPASASSPESRRPAPAVSPESWRPGPTASPEHWRSAPHEMQKSSAVSPWASKPSMSLESRRSAPESRRSGPVASPEPRRLVSDSWKSTSFSESQKSTLVSSEPWKPISSVYPEGWKPVLSPDTWKHSPSVSPELRKSSHAVSSDSWKPSFFPEDEQSILAKESPEDMLYSCPKKKPRKDTQENSDSELNSSECGKTELDSMELKEQESNSDQEQYDMESADYSKESKMDASTPIQPQCVLQFTEEKEAFISEEEIAKYMKRGKGKYYCKICCCRAMKKGAVLHHLVNKHNVQSPYKCKICGKAFLLESLLKNHVAAHGQSLLKCPRCNFESNFPRGFKKHLTHCQSRHSDDTPKKHLDSLEPLEEQI
- the CHAMP1 gene encoding chromosome alignment-maintaining phosphoprotein 1 isoform X1, with translation MDMLQILRKTTERLECDHCSFRGTDYENIQIHMGTIHPEYCDEMDAAGLGKLIFYQKSAKLFHCHKCFFTSKMYCNVYYHITAQHAAPAKWNEERKEQVEGDSDSSKKSGSSEPQKPTLSPESRKAALSPELPRSEPVVSPKLQKSSGSPESQKSAQGTSSDPEKSAQAPSPDPERSSQAASPDAERLDSAVSPDSQKPSPAVSPDPQKPVSGVSPDPQKPASAVSPDPQKPAPAVSPEPRRHSPAVSPEPRRHSPAMSPEPRRHSPAVSPEPRRYSPGVSPEPKKPPPAVSPEPRRYPPAVSPEPRRHPAQMRRPASASSPESRRPAPAVSPESWRPGPTASPEHWRSAPHEMQKSSAVSPWASKPSMSLESRRSAPESRRSGPVASPEPRRLVSDSWKSTSFSESQKSTLVSSEPWKPISSVYPEGWKPVLSPDTWKHSPSVSPELRKSSHAVSSDSWKPSFFPEVRKPSASVSPESWKLSESRKSMFFSESQKSTSAASSEVQKRGHFSEHRKRALFPESRKSNPAVASDVQRRAFFSEPQNQVSTSVASAEGHKHASCFEAQKSALVSPEVQKHALFSEAQKLAPISPEIQEHASFPESQKSTSPEIHKRSLFSETQKQSFCVSSETPKQTIFTDSQKSPDIQKHAVFSEMQKPAAFLSSDVQRHTETTVPSEIQKNMLFSESHKSVAGFSSEPQTPSESGESDFLSQSLDDQKPLDDLFSQDEQSILAKESPEDMLYSCPKKKPRKDTQENSDSELNSSECGKTELDSMELKEQESNSDQEQYDMESADYSKESKMDASTPIQPQCVLQFTEEKEAFISEEEIAKYMKRGKGKYYCKICCCRAMKKGAVLHHLVNKHNVQSPYKCKICGKAFLLESLLKNHVAAHGQSLLKCPRCNFESNFPRGFKKHLTHCQSRHSDDTPKKHLDSLEPLEEQI